GTTGGCGCTCGGCACCACGACGCTGCACGATCCGTCGAGCGACACGCCGGTCTTCGTGGCCGAGGACATGCAGCGCACCGGCATGATCCTGGCGCCGCGCATCTTTTCCACCGGGCGGATCATCTACGGCGCGCGCAACCCCTATGCCTATGCCCAGATCGATTCGCTGGACGATGCGCTCGACCATGTCCGCCGCCTGCGCGCGGAAGGGGCGCCCAGCATCAAGAACTACAACCAGCCCCGCCGCGACCAGCGGCAAATGGTGGTGGAGGCCGCCCGGCGGGAGAACATGCTGGTGGTGGCCGAGGGCGGATCGTTGTTCGGCATGGACCTGAACCTGATCGCCGACGGCAACTCCACGCTGGAGCACAACATTCCGGTGATGCGGATGTACGAGGACGTGCTGCAGTTCTTCGCCCAGTCGAACTCCAGCTATACCCCCACCCTGGTGGTGGGATACGGCGGCCTGGCTGGTGATCCCTACTGGCGGCAGGCGACCGACGTGTTCGAACAACCGCTGTTGATGGCGCATACGCCGCCCGCGCTGCTGCGCGCGCAGACCGCCCGCCGCACAACCGCGCCCGAAGGCGACTTCATCGACGACGACGTGGCGCGCGAGGCTGCCCGCCTGGCGGAACGCGGCGTGCTGGTGTCGATCGGCGCGCACGGCCAGCAGGCCGGTATCGCGCCGCACTGGGAGATATGGTCGTTCGTGCGCGGCGGCATGACCCCGTTGCAGGCGCTTCAGGCGGCCACCATCGTGCCTGCCCGCTCGCTCGGCATGGACCGGGAGATCGGCAGCCTGGAGCCCGGCAAGCTGGCGGATCTCGTCATCCTGTCCGGCAACCCGCTGGAGAACATCCGCAACACCGAGCGGGTGGAGACGGTCGTGCTGGGAGGGCGCGCCTATGACGCGGCGACGATGAACGAGATCGTCACCGGCGACGCGCAGCGTGCCCCTTACTGGTGGGCCGAGTGAAGGGAGGGCGGGGCAACGGCCTTACCCACCCGTAGTTCACGCGTTTGGTAGAGGCCGGCCCTTCAGGCCCAGCGGGCGGGCCAGCCCTTCGTCCCAACCGCCAAGCCTGGCGGCGGCATCGAAGGTGCCTTGCAGGAATTGCAGCAAGGTTGCCTCGGGGTCGGCAGCGGTTCTGACGGCTTCGTAGGGCAGCACGAATTCGCCCAGGCCCTGGTCGAACCGCGCGGCGGCCGGTGCCACGCCCTGTTCGGCGAAACCCGCGGGGACGGGGTAGGCGTAGGAATAGAAGCACGGCTCCTCGATCCCGCCGCCACCCGGCCAGAACCCGGCGGAACTGACCTCGTGGCTGTAGGCTTCGCGGGTGATCGCATCGGGGAGGTTGGGGATACCGCCGGGATGAGGCGGCGCCGCCCTGCCGGAAAAGCGCGTGACCGCAAGGTCGAAGCTGCCCCAGAACAGGTGCACCGGGCTGACCTTGCCGATGAACCCCGTGCGGAACCGGGCAAAGACGGGTTCGATGCGGGTAAGGGCCGTATGGAAACGCGATACCGCTTCGGCATCCCACGGACGGGGCGCGGTATCGTGCGCAAAGGGCGTCGCATGGGCCAGTTCGTTGGGCTGCCCATGATAGTCGGGCAGGCCGCCCAGCGTGGCGATCATGTCCTTGAATCGCGCATCGAATTGGGCGACCGACATGGGTGCGAGCGGGAATTGCGCGCTCTGCCCGCTGGCGCAGGAGGCGGTGACCCGGTGCCGCCTGAGATCGAACCGCACGGTGATGCCGGGCCCGTCCGGGACGAGGCCGGTCGTCAGACCGTCGGCATCGACATAAAGGGTCGCGTGCCAGGAATGGTTGACCCACGGCGAATGGGCCAGCCGGTATTTGCCGACGATCTGGGCGTAGAGGTGCAGGGCCGCGCAGGTATCGTGCCACGGCGCGTAGGGGATGGCAGGCCAGATGGTCGTGTCGGTCAAGGCGCTTCTCCGGGTTGCGCGGCCACGCATCCGAATAGCCGATGGGCAGGCCCGCGTTCAAGCCGCATGAAAACGTTGACAATGTCCGATTGCACTTGCGCATCCGCGGTGCCACCCTGCATGACGCTGCCGACGCCGCGCCTGTGCAGGCCGGCAAATACGCTTTGGCGCGGGGAGACGCGATGACCACTCAGGTTGCAGGCACGCTGGACGTCGCCCGGTTCATTCAGGACCAGCCCTTCGGTCGCAGCCATGTCATCCTGCTTCTTCTGTGCAGCCTCGTCACCTTTTTCGACGGGCAGGATTTCACCGCGCTGCCCTATGCCCTGCCATACATTCGCGATGAGTGGGGGATCGGCGATTCCGCCACGGCCTGGGTCGCCGCGGCGGGCAATGCCGGGCAAATGGTCGGTTCGCTGTTCGGGGCCTACCTTGCCGACAGGGTCGGCCGCCGCCCGGTCATCATCGCCTGCACCTTTGGCAGCGCGATCCTGACGACGGCGGTCGGCTTTGCCACGTCGCCAGACATGATTACGGTGCTGCGCTTCGTGTCCGGTCTGGCCATCGGCGGACTGCTGGCGCCGGTCTGGTCCCTGAGCATCGAATCCATGCCGCGCTCGATGCGGGCGACATCGGTGACGATCATCATGCTCGGCTTCAGTTTCGGCGCCGCCTCCGCCGCGCCGATTGCCAACTGGATCGCCCCGGTGCTCGGCTGGCAGGGCATTTTCTGGGTATGCGGCGCAATGACGCTGGCCTTCGCCCTGATCCTGCTGCCGACCCTGCCCGAAAGCGCGCGCTGGCTGGTGGCAAAGGAGCAATCGCCCGAACGCATCCGCAAGGCCTTGGCGCGGTTCGACAGCGGGGAAGACCATGCCGCCGTGGATCGCTTTATCCTGGGAGACGAGCGCGCAACAACGAAAAGCGAAAACCCGCTGCGCAAGGGGCGGGAACTGTTCGTGGGCGCGCTGCTCTACGTCACCCCGCTGATCTGGCTCGCCTACTTTTTCTCCAGCATCGCGATCTACCTGAAGAACGCCTACGGCGTGTTGTTCATGGAGGCGCTGGGCCTGGCGCGCGCCGATGCCGCGTGGCTTTCGGGGGCGAGCGGGCTGGCGGGGGCGATCGGCGGCGTGGCCCTGCTCGCCTTTACCGAGAAGCGCGGCCCCGGCTGGATCGCCATCGCGCCCCTGCTCGGCATCCCCACCTCGCTGCTGGTCGGCTATGGCTATTTCGTCGGCGGGACGCCGCTGGCGGCGGCCCTGCTGTTCGGCGCGGTGTTCGTGGGCGCGGGCCATGCGGCGGTCATCTCCATCACCAGCATCTATTACCCCAGCGCGGTGCGCAGCTTTGGCGGCGGCTGGGCTAGCTTCATGGCCAAGTTCGGGGCAGTGGCAGCGCCCTTCATCGGTGCCTGGGCGGGGTTCCTGCAAGGCGAGGCGGGGGCGCGGCAGGGCTATGTCTTCACCGCCGCCTGCCTGCTGGGCATCGTCGTCTGCGTGCTGGTGCTCGCCCGTTTCACCCGCCGCCTGCCGCAGGGCGCGCCCGATACAGCCTGACAGGAGCCGTCTTTCCATGGTCACACTTCGCAGCAACGCCGCCAACACGCCCGGTCGCAGGGCCAACTGGCGCGCGCTCGGCCTCAGCATGGAGGACATGGAAAAGCCCAAGATCGCGGTGGTCAATTCGTCCAGCGAGCTGGCCATCTGCTACGCCCACCTCGACGGCATCGCGCAGATGGTGAAGGAGGAAATCCGCGCGGCGGGCGGCATGCCGTTCGAGGTGCGGACCTCGGCCCCGTCCGATTTCATCACCGGCGCGGCCAGGGCGGGCAGTTACATCCTCGCCGGGCGCGACATCATCGCCAACGATATAGAGGTGCAGGTCGAAGGCGCCCTGCTCGACGGCATGATATGTCTCACCAGTTGCGACAAGACCCCGCCCGGCCACCTGATGGCGGCGGCGCGTCTGAACATCCCGACCATTCTCGTCATCGGCGGCTACCAGCAGGCGGGGGAGATCGACGGCGAGCCCGTTGACGTCGAGGACGTGTGGTCGGGCCAGGTCGGCGCGCTGTTCGGCAAGGCGCCGAAATTCCCGATCCCGCAGATGGCCGAGAACGCCATCATGGGCCCGGGCGT
This is a stretch of genomic DNA from Aurantiacibacter arachoides. It encodes these proteins:
- a CDS encoding DUF5996 family protein, coding for MTDTTIWPAIPYAPWHDTCAALHLYAQIVGKYRLAHSPWVNHSWHATLYVDADGLTTGLVPDGPGITVRFDLRRHRVTASCASGQSAQFPLAPMSVAQFDARFKDMIATLGGLPDYHGQPNELAHATPFAHDTAPRPWDAEAVSRFHTALTRIEPVFARFRTGFIGKVSPVHLFWGSFDLAVTRFSGRAAPPHPGGIPNLPDAITREAYSHEVSSAGFWPGGGGIEEPCFYSYAYPVPAGFAEQGVAPAAARFDQGLGEFVLPYEAVRTAADPEATLLQFLQGTFDAAARLGGWDEGLARPLGLKGRPLPNA
- a CDS encoding MFS transporter; amino-acid sequence: MTTQVAGTLDVARFIQDQPFGRSHVILLLLCSLVTFFDGQDFTALPYALPYIRDEWGIGDSATAWVAAAGNAGQMVGSLFGAYLADRVGRRPVIIACTFGSAILTTAVGFATSPDMITVLRFVSGLAIGGLLAPVWSLSIESMPRSMRATSVTIIMLGFSFGAASAAPIANWIAPVLGWQGIFWVCGAMTLAFALILLPTLPESARWLVAKEQSPERIRKALARFDSGEDHAAVDRFILGDERATTKSENPLRKGRELFVGALLYVTPLIWLAYFFSSIAIYLKNAYGVLFMEALGLARADAAWLSGASGLAGAIGGVALLAFTEKRGPGWIAIAPLLGIPTSLLVGYGYFVGGTPLAAALLFGAVFVGAGHAAVISITSIYYPSAVRSFGGGWASFMAKFGAVAAPFIGAWAGFLQGEAGARQGYVFTAACLLGIVVCVLVLARFTRRLPQGAPDTA